The nucleotide sequence TCTTGAGAACAGCCTTTTTAAGAGGGGGCAGTAGCTCAAGCAGGGTCAGCGGATCGGGCCCATCGGCTCCACCGGAAATTCCACGGGTCCGCATGTGCATTTTGAAATCCTGCAGCAGGGCAGACAGGTGAATCCCTATAAATTTCTTCCCTGAAATCCGACTTTCCCCCCATTGAATCCAGTCAGTAATTCTGTTATTCTCTAAAAAACCAGAGAGAGTTAATTATGAAATTATCTCAACTGATCTGTATTTTCATGATTTTTTTCACTGCCGGCTGCGGCAGCAACAAAGCTGATACCCCGTCCGGATCAGCCCAGCCCGGGACAGGGGAAGTCAGTGAAACCACTACTATTGCAACGGAAAATCTGGATCTTGATCTTTCTCCCGCCTATGGTGACACCCTGATCGAACATGCCCTTTCAGACGCTGTGATACTCAATCCCCTGATCTATACAGACTCACCCTCAGGAGACATCATCAGCCTGGTTTATAACGGCCTGGTGAAGCGGAATCAGAATCTGGAACTGGTGGGAGACCTGGCATCCAGCTTTGAAGTTTCTGCCGGAGGCCAGCTGATCACGTTTTATCTCAGGAAAGGCGTGAAATGGCATGACGGCGAGGATTTCACCGCAGCAGACGTGAAATTCACCTATGACAAGATCATGGATCCAGCTACCAAGACTGCTGACAGGGACAATTTTATCCTGATCGATTCCTTTGAAATCGTAGATCCATACACAGTCAAAATGCATTATAAGGAACCATTCGCTCCGGCCCTGGTCCGCTGGAGCATCGGGATCATTCCCAAACATATTTTTGAGAAGGAAAACATCAACACTTCCAAATACAACAAGCAGCCGATCGGCACAGGCCCCTATAAGTTCGTGGAATGGACGCCTGACGAGCAGATCCGGCTGGAAGCATTCGACAAGTATTTCGACGGCAAGCCATACATCAACCGCTATGTCTATAAGATTATCCCTGACGAGACTATGGCTTTCCTGGCCTTGAAGCGGAACGAGCTGGACACCATGGGCCTGGACCCCGAACGTTACGAAAAGCAGGCCAAATCAAGGGAATTCCTGTCCAGATTCAATATCTACACCTATCCTTCGATTTCGTTTTACACCTATATCGGCTACAACCTTCTGAATCCCGTTTTTTCAGATAAGCGTGTCAGGAAAGCTCTGACTCTTGCTACTGACCGCCAGGCCATCATCGATAATGTACTGCTTGGTCACGGTCAGACACTCTCAGGTCCGTTCGCTCCGACAGACTGGGCTTATGACCAGTCCATCAAGCCTCTCCCCTATGACCTTGCAGCAGCCAGGAAACTTCTCGCTGAAGCCGGGTGGTCTGACTCCAACAATGACGGCTTCCTGGAAAAGGATGGCCGCAGATTTTCGTTTACGCTCTCCATTCCGAACGGCAAGCAGACATTCAAGCTGATCGCCCAGCTTACCCAGGACTGCTGGAAAAGCATCGGGATCGAAGTGAAAATCGAACAGGTGGAATGGACTGTTCTGATGAAAATGTGCGACGACAAGAATTTCGACTCCATGATTCTGGGATGGTCGCAGGGACTCGATCCGGACCATTACAGCATCTGGCATTCATCCCAGATTCCGGATATGCCGGCCGGCAAGAACGGCAACAATTACATGTCATACATCAATCCAGAAGCAGACAGGCTCTGGGAACAGGGACGCACCACATTTGACCTGGAGCTGCGCAAGCAGATCTATCATAAGCTGCACTCAATTATCCATGAAGATCAGCCTTATACCTTCC is from Candidatus Wallbacteria bacterium and encodes:
- a CDS encoding peptide-binding protein, which encodes MKLSQLICIFMIFFTAGCGSNKADTPSGSAQPGTGEVSETTTIATENLDLDLSPAYGDTLIEHALSDAVILNPLIYTDSPSGDIISLVYNGLVKRNQNLELVGDLASSFEVSAGGQLITFYLRKGVKWHDGEDFTAADVKFTYDKIMDPATKTADRDNFILIDSFEIVDPYTVKMHYKEPFAPALVRWSIGIIPKHIFEKENINTSKYNKQPIGTGPYKFVEWTPDEQIRLEAFDKYFDGKPYINRYVYKIIPDETMAFLALKRNELDTMGLDPERYEKQAKSREFLSRFNIYTYPSISFYTYIGYNLLNPVFSDKRVRKALTLATDRQAIIDNVLLGHGQTLSGPFAPTDWAYDQSIKPLPYDLAAARKLLAEAGWSDSNNDGFLEKDGRRFSFTLSIPNGKQTFKLIAQLTQDCWKSIGIEVKIEQVEWTVLMKMCDDKNFDSMILGWSQGLDPDHYSIWHSSQIPDMPAGKNGNNYMSYINPEADRLWEQGRTTFDLELRKQIYHKLHSIIHEDQPYTFLYVTDAIVAVDNRIHGIKVAPSGIYYNLEKWYVPKKLQKY